Proteins co-encoded in one Fusarium fujikuroi IMI 58289 draft genome, chromosome FFUJ_chr06 genomic window:
- a CDS encoding related to monocarboxylate transporter 2, with product MNLFLCLLLIPVILLTFQVKRIAPAFSSTYYRVKLILNDFCEKMHSSAVSDSTELESNKLIEKNDRTPPDGGARAWACVAGSFLLQFCSVGYVNACGMFQLYYSEVMFKDHSSSALAWITTLQIFMLFMFGPAVGKMIDVYGCRKTLLPFSIMAVFSVCMLSLCTKYWQVMLAQGVAFGLAAAGLSLPAMATATQWFSTKKGLAVGIVSAGSSLGGVIYPCMIPRLIEEVGFATAVRWTALLQGVLLVIANALCTSPFPPLGKVSPTAKKEKVTSGGSNGSRRGPWVFFILGCFFTMWGLFAPLNYLPEMASLHGYKDFAVYTLAIANAGSLFGRIVPGWISDKIGGFNTMVIVTGFSGALVLAFWLPLEFHTSKGGIIVFALLFGFASGGFVSLGPPCVVSLAEDRVDEIGFKLGSFCLSIALGALTGLPIQGAIKDREGDRFTGLMCFAGSSMLLGSFCMATARVCKEGARLCKKI from the exons ATGAATCTCTTTCTCTGCCTCCTACTTATTCCGGTTATTCTCCTAACATTTCAAGTCAAAAGAATCGCCCCAGCCTTTTCTTCTACCTACTACCGCGTCAAGTTGATTCTTAACGACTTCTGTGAAAAGATGCACTCCTCCGCCGTGTCCGACTCCACTGAGCTCGAGAGCAACAAGCTAATCGAGAAAAATGACCGAACCCCCCCTGATGGAGGAGCGAGAGCATGGGCTTGTGTCGCTGGATCCTTCTTGTTGCAGTTCTGCTCCGTTGGTTACGTCAACGC ATGCGGCATGTTTCAGTTGTATTACTCGGAAGTCATGTTCAAGGACCATTCGTCATCGGCCTTGGCCTGGATCACCACTCTTCAGATATTCATGCTCTTCATGTTCGGTCCCGCTGTTGGCAAGATGATCGACGTGTATGGCTGCCGCAAGACACTGCTTCCCTTCAGTATCATGGCTGTTTTCTCCGTCTGTATGCTGAGCCTTTGCACAAAGTACTGGCAAGTGATGCTGGCTCAGGGTGTTGCTTTTGGTCTAGCAGCTGCTGGCTTATCTCTCCCCGCCATGGCAACGGCCACTCAATGGTTCTCGACGAAGAAGGGTTTGGCTGTCGGTATTGTTTCCGCTGGGAGCAGTCTGG GAGGTGTGATATACCCTTGTATGATCCCCCGACTCATCGAAGAAGTCGGCTTCGCAACTGCTGTTCGTTGGACTGCACTCTTGCAAGGAGTCCTCTTAGTCATCGCAAATGCCCTCTGTACTTCCCCTTTCCCACCGCTTGGTAAAGTCTCGCCAAcagcaaagaaagagaaagttACTAGCGGTGGAAGCAACGGATCCAGAAGAGGACCTTGGGTATTCTTCATCCTAGGTTGCTTTTTCACCATGTGGGGACTCTTTGCACCCCTGAACTACCTCCCAGAGATGGCTTCGCTTCACGGATACAAAGACTTCGCTGTGTATACCTTGGCCATCGCCAACGCCGGTTCCCTATTTGGCCGTATCGTTCCTGGCTGGATCAGTGACAAGATCGGCGGATTTAACACGATGGTCATTGTGACTGGCTTCTCCGGAGCTCTCGTCCTGGCCTTTTGGCTCCCCCTCGAGTTTCACACCTCTAAAGGTGGTATCATAGTCTTCGCCCTACTCTTTGGGTTTGCCAGTGGCGGTTTCGTCAGCCTGGGTCCTCCGTGTGTTGTATCCCTTGCCGAAGATCGGGTCGATGAGATCGGCTTCAAGTTGGGAAGCTTTTGTCTGAGCATCGCCCTGGGCGCTCTCACTGGACTCCCCATCCAAGGGGCTATCAAAGACCGGGAAGGGGATAGGTTTACAGGGTTGATGTGCTTTGCGGGCTCGTCTATGCTGCTCGGAAGCTTCTGCATGGCGACCGCTCGAGTATGCAAAGAGGGCGCTCGACTCTGCAAGAAGATCTAG
- a CDS encoding probable C6 transcription factor produces MESQTGTSEVNQPNRKRVITACLTCRHRKVKCDHAQPVCSPCKKGNRVCTYTNPQSTSQTSHLGSGNRVSRSNRQTGQDEIKNRLERLEQLLERALSGGPVLPQHPTDAASNLDHPHSKHQGLISSLNPQSEILSADGYDGALLLEGERGQSRWVSSLHYSLLADEIRDVKMLLGGRSGDAPRESLPTVRSVSPFPFSGSPTNDLRTWAPPSADACLLLLDTFYSNVDPMTRIVHKPTLKRRLIEYIDYTYGLDASSSDDGEFSAAHSGKDIHTFEPLALAVFHSAINSLSAEDVLLQFSAEKEALLSQFQHGVQVGLGRENFLTTSNIEVLQAFVLLLTCQSREDDMAKTWTLLGLAYKMALSQGLHREPSLFTSTGMDVIQVEIRRRLWHQICHLDYRSAESRGQEPTISDEDFTTSLPRNVSDENLVEGSLDETSTTAGFTDMTVHLIRLYGHHCFRRIVRGTYKLERTTKSQEAKNNDNANPVTKLRSLFEEVRGMVDEMVNHFQTHYLQYCSPHIPEQRMAIGLATVVEWRCWSIFWLRTPKQYRESVITPEVRQIILDKSVNLIESLNTMPGDKDAQRFGWHIGGHACFQPIMHIVSELDMPNFDAPNRHALRSRALDALKRTMLARGREATPMWNAMNRIISTCLAKSTSRPFPVTPFQTVRTELPINETTQGLDSSAIAQTPALLPDMPNFGEFASSASLPDPTALGSIEMLEPDIMFDWGFWNIDPTAPGPC; encoded by the exons atgGAATCTCAAACCGGCACTTCCGAAGTCAATCAACCCAACCGAAAGCGTGTCATTACAGCTTGTCTGACCTGCCGCCATCGAAAAGTAAAGTGTGATCACGCACAGCCAGTTTGCTCACCGTGTAAGAAAGGAAACCGTGTTTGCACTTACACCAACCCACAATCAACTTCACAGACTTCTCATCTTGGGAGTGGAAATAGAGTGTCAAGAAGCAACCGACAAACTGGTcaagatgagatcaagaaccgCCTCGAACGGTTGGAGCAACTTCTTGAACGCGCCCTTAGCGGCGGCCCTGTTCTCCCACAGCATCCGACTGATGCAGCTTCCAACCTGGATCATCCACATTCGAAGCATCAAGGGCTGATTTCGTCACTGAATCCTCAGTCTGAAATCTTATCAGCCGATGGTTATGATGGCGCTTTGCTCCTCGAAGGCGAAAGGGGTCAATCACGCTGGGTGTCATCTCTTCACTACTCTCTCCTGGCTGATGAG ATCCGTGATGTTAAGATGCTGCTCGGAGGTCGGTCCGGCGATGCACCGAGAGAAAGCTTGCCGACAGTTCGCTCAGTATCCCCCTTTCCATTCTCGGGGTCTCCGACAAATGACCTCAGGACCTGGGCACCGCCTTCAGCAGACGCTTGCTTGCTTCTACTTGATACATTCTACTCTAACGTTGATCCAATGACTCGAATAGTTCACAAGCCCACGCTCAAACGACGACTGATCGAGTACATCGACTACACGTATGGCCTGGACGCTTCAAGCTCTGATGATGGGGAGTTTTCGGCCGCTCACTCCGGCAAGGATATTCATACTTTCGAACCATTGGCGTTGGCTGTTTTCCATTCAGCTATCAATAGTCTTTCGGCTGAAGACGTGTTGTTGCAGTTTTCTGCAGAAAAGGAGGCACTACTTTCCCAATTTCAGCATGGCGTACAAGTTGGTCTGGGGAGAGAAAACTTCTTGACTACGTCAAACATCGAAGTACTTCAAGCATTTGTACTGCTTCTA ACCTGTCAGTCACGAGAAGATGACATGGCAAAAACGTGGACCCTTTTAGGTCTTGCCTATAAGATGGCGCTTTCGCAAGGTCTGCATAGAGAACCCTCGCTGTTCACATCCACAGGCATGGATGTTATACAAGTTGAAATTCGCCGCAGGCTGTGGCATCAGATATGCCACCTCGACTACCGCTCTGCAGAAAGCAGGGGTCAAGAGCCGACTATATCAGACGAGGATTTCACCACCTCTCTTCCACGAAACGTATCGGATGAAAACCTCGTTGAGGGCAGTTTAGACGAGACATCTACAACGGCTGGGTTTACTGACATGACAGTTCACTTGATCCGTCTGTATGGACATCATTGTTTTAGACGAATTGTCCGAGGCACTTACAAGCTTGAAAGAACGACGAAATcacaagaagccaagaacaATGACAACGCGAACCCAGTTACCAAACTTCGGTCCTTATTCGAGGAAGTCAGGGGCATGGTGGATGAGATGGTCAACCATTTCCAAACGCACTATCTACAATACTGTAGTCCACATATTCCGGAGCAGAGAATGGCAATTGGACTTGCAACGGTAGTCGAATGGCGGTGCTGGTCTATCTTCTGGCTGCGAACACCAAAGCAGTACCGGGAGTCGGTGATAACCCCTGAAGTTCGACAAAT AATATTAGATAAATCGGTCAATCTCATCGAAAGCTTGAATACGATGCCAGGTGATAAGGACGCCCAACGGTTCGGATGGCATATCGGTGGTCATGCATGTTTCCAACCCATCATGCATATAGTCTCGGAGCTTGACATGCCCAACTTCGATGCTCCCAATCGGCATGCATTACGATCGCGAGCGCTGGATGCATTGAAAAGGACTATGCTCGCGAGGGGGCGAGAAGCAACACCGATGTGGAATGCGATGAATCGTATCATCTCAACCTGCCTCGCCAAATCTACGTCGAGACCCTTCCCAGTGACGCCATTCCAGACTGTGCGAACTGAATTGCCCATCAACGAGACGACACAGGGGCTAGACTCTTCTGCCATTGCGCAGACCCCAGCACTGCTGCCAGACATGCCAAACTTCGGAGAATttgcatcatcagcttcgtTGCCTGACCCCACAGCATTAGGGAGCATAGAAATGCTAGAACCTGACATTATGTTTGACTGG GGATTTTGGAACATTGATCCTACAGCTCCTGGTCCGTGTTGA